A single region of the Pirellulales bacterium genome encodes:
- a CDS encoding FAD-binding oxidoreductase has translation MPPAADPLPLTDTLTPVDQAELAQTVREAFHEGTPIYPIGGGASLNFGLPPRDSGLGLSLQGLKRVIDYSARDMTVTVEAALSLDVLAATLANEKQRLPIDLPDAHRATIGGVIATNTSGARRYSQGTMRDYLIGVTAVDGRGTLFHGGGRVVKNVAGYDFCKLLTGSLGTLAVITQVTLRVKPMPECSRFVVCHPRSPETAERLLEALVTTQTAPAAIELLTGPAWSNNPVLGSVADRGSAHLLVGFEGSEVEVHWMADTLWNEWRKLGVAGEVIADHHIADLWRRLAQFPVEGNPPLVIKAAMLPSRTLQFVQMLMRIDPNCSVQAHAGNGVVVARLTEFGAGGLSKMLVSRLQPAAAEYGGHITVLSCSTPADLTRQCWWGTFGDTAPVMEQIKRQFDPKDLLNRGRFVYAGL, from the coding sequence TTGCCCCCCGCTGCTGATCCACTCCCATTGACCGATACGTTAACTCCCGTCGATCAGGCCGAGTTGGCTCAAACTGTGCGCGAAGCCTTTCACGAAGGGACCCCCATTTATCCCATCGGCGGCGGCGCTAGTCTCAATTTTGGCTTGCCGCCGCGCGATTCCGGACTGGGTTTGTCGCTGCAAGGTTTGAAGCGCGTGATCGATTACTCAGCCCGCGACATGACGGTCACGGTCGAAGCCGCCCTCTCGCTCGATGTCCTAGCCGCCACGCTGGCCAACGAAAAACAACGGTTGCCCATCGATTTGCCCGATGCCCATCGTGCCACGATCGGCGGCGTCATCGCCACCAATACCTCCGGCGCAAGGCGCTATTCCCAGGGCACGATGCGTGATTACCTCATTGGGGTCACCGCAGTGGATGGCCGCGGCACTCTTTTCCACGGCGGCGGCCGAGTCGTCAAAAACGTGGCCGGGTACGATTTTTGCAAACTCCTCACGGGCTCTCTCGGCACGCTGGCTGTCATTACCCAAGTGACGCTGCGCGTGAAGCCAATGCCCGAATGTTCACGGTTTGTGGTTTGCCACCCCAGAAGTCCGGAAACCGCCGAGCGATTGTTGGAGGCGCTCGTGACCACGCAAACCGCACCCGCCGCCATCGAATTGCTCACCGGACCCGCTTGGAGCAACAATCCTGTGCTGGGTTCCGTAGCCGACCGTGGCTCGGCTCATCTGTTAGTCGGTTTCGAAGGCAGCGAAGTGGAAGTCCATTGGATGGCCGACACGCTCTGGAACGAATGGCGCAAGTTAGGGGTGGCGGGCGAAGTAATCGCCGATCATCACATCGCCGATCTGTGGAGGCGATTGGCGCAATTTCCGGTCGAAGGTAATCCGCCGCTGGTGATTAAAGCGGCGATGCTGCCCAGTCGCACGCTGCAGTTCGTCCAAATGCTAATGCGGATCGATCCCAACTGCTCCGTCCAAGCCCACGCCGGAAACGGAGTGGTCGTCGCCCGGCTGACGGAATTCGGGGCAGGCGGATTGTCAAAAATGCTCGTCAGCCGCTTGCAACCGGCCGCCGCCGAATACGGAGGGCACATCACCGTCCTGTCCTGCTCTACCCCCGCCGACCTCACCCGCCAGTGTTGGTGGGGTACATTCGGCGACACCGCCCCCGTGATGGAACAAATCAAACGCCAATTCGATCCCAAAGATCTGCTCAATCGTGGTCGTTTTGTGTACGCTGGATTGTGA
- a CDS encoding (Fe-S)-binding protein, with protein sequence MHRETSNSIVETGQTNPGAAIDYQRFLECVHCGLCTASCPTYAELGNENDGPRGRIYLMRAVTDGRLELSAELRRHIDLCLDCRACETACPSGVQYGRLIEPFRVGLEQFGDEKHASDDWFHRRILFGLFPYPRRLARRLFPVRVAQRTGLWWLLKHLGAMRLLPAQLRQLTTLLPPAKRRGRRLPEILPAVGKPRARVAFFTGCVADVFFRPTHWATLRVLQQNGCDVLVPQAQACCGAIHFHGGASEPARHFADANLAAFKVDEVDAVVVNVAGCGAMLKDYGHHWHDELQPLRKKFAAKVKDIHEFLAELGLVAPQGEINLKATYHDACHLVHAQKVRDAPRKLLSLIPGLELRELPESELCCGAAGTYNLTQPEMSQQLSRRKWQNILGTGAQAVVTANAGCILQIAREARQQGQRLPVYHPMDLLDLSYRGKKPRG encoded by the coding sequence ATGCACCGCGAGACATCTAACAGCATCGTCGAAACTGGGCAAACCAATCCCGGGGCAGCCATCGATTATCAGCGCTTTCTGGAGTGCGTTCACTGCGGACTCTGTACCGCATCTTGCCCCACGTATGCCGAGTTGGGCAATGAAAACGATGGTCCGCGGGGCCGAATTTATTTGATGCGGGCCGTAACCGACGGACGCCTGGAACTCTCCGCCGAGCTGCGCCGCCATATCGATTTGTGCCTCGATTGCCGGGCTTGCGAAACCGCCTGCCCCTCCGGAGTGCAGTACGGTCGGTTGATCGAACCCTTCCGCGTGGGCTTGGAGCAATTCGGCGACGAAAAGCATGCCAGCGACGATTGGTTTCATCGCCGGATTTTGTTCGGCTTGTTTCCGTACCCGCGCCGCTTGGCGCGGCGGTTGTTTCCTGTTCGCGTGGCTCAGCGTACCGGATTGTGGTGGCTGCTAAAACATTTAGGAGCGATGCGCCTGTTGCCGGCGCAGTTGCGCCAACTAACGACCTTGTTGCCGCCGGCCAAGCGCAGGGGCCGCCGCTTGCCGGAAATTCTTCCCGCCGTCGGCAAGCCACGCGCCCGTGTGGCATTTTTTACCGGCTGCGTGGCTGATGTATTTTTTCGACCCACGCATTGGGCCACCCTCCGCGTGCTTCAGCAAAATGGCTGCGACGTGCTTGTGCCGCAGGCCCAAGCTTGCTGTGGCGCCATCCATTTTCACGGTGGCGCCAGCGAACCGGCCCGACATTTCGCCGACGCAAACTTGGCCGCTTTCAAAGTCGACGAAGTCGACGCTGTGGTGGTCAACGTCGCAGGCTGCGGCGCCATGCTCAAAGATTACGGCCATCATTGGCACGACGAATTACAGCCACTGCGAAAAAAGTTTGCCGCCAAAGTGAAAGATATCCACGAATTTCTGGCTGAGCTTGGCCTCGTTGCCCCGCAAGGCGAAATCAATTTGAAGGCCACCTATCACGACGCCTGCCATCTGGTTCACGCTCAAAAAGTGCGTGATGCGCCGCGCAAACTACTGAGCCTGATTCCCGGTTTAGAACTCCGCGAGTTGCCCGAAAGCGAATTGTGCTGCGGCGCGGCAGGCACGTATAACCTCACCCAGCCGGAAATGTCGCAACAATTAAGTCGCAGAAAGTGGCAAAACATTCTCGGCACCGGCGCGCAAGCGGTAGTCACCGCCAATGCCGGCTGCATCTTGCAAATTGCCCGCGAAGCTCGGCAGCAAGGCCAGCGCTTGCCCGTGTATCATCCGATGGATTTGCTCGACCTCAGCTACCGCGGCAAAAAACCGCGCGGTTAA
- a CDS encoding DUF58 domain-containing protein — MSTAQTPLLSPQLLAQLEKLELVSRKIFRGRMKGERRSKRKGQSVEFADFRSYVPGDDLRFIDWNTYARLDRLFLKMFLEEEELHFYSLIDASRSMDFGTPSKLEYAKQLAAALGFIGLVRGDRVRVESLEQSAKASGPIFRGRRSLWRMLDSLEKIEPGEAVSLAEGVKNFCLRNRGKGILLLITDLMDKAGYESALRYLVSQQMDVYVIQVLSAEEIDPDIKGDLKLLDCEDADVAEITASAPLLARYKRTLNAFVEAARSFCHRRGMNYLMARTDLPVEQLVAGYLRKRGLVR; from the coding sequence ATGTCCACCGCGCAAACGCCTCTGCTTTCGCCGCAGTTGCTGGCCCAACTGGAAAAGTTGGAGTTGGTTAGCCGGAAGATTTTTCGCGGGCGGATGAAGGGGGAGCGCCGCAGCAAGCGCAAGGGGCAAAGCGTGGAGTTCGCCGATTTTCGCAGTTATGTGCCGGGGGACGATTTGCGATTCATCGACTGGAACACGTACGCCCGGCTCGATCGGCTGTTTCTGAAAATGTTCCTCGAGGAAGAAGAGCTGCATTTTTATTCGCTGATCGACGCCAGCCGTTCGATGGATTTCGGCACACCCAGCAAATTGGAATACGCCAAGCAATTGGCCGCAGCGCTGGGGTTTATTGGACTGGTGCGCGGCGATCGGGTGCGCGTGGAATCGCTGGAACAATCGGCAAAAGCTTCGGGGCCGATTTTTCGCGGACGGCGCAGCCTGTGGCGAATGTTAGATTCCCTGGAGAAAATTGAGCCCGGCGAAGCCGTGTCGTTGGCCGAGGGAGTGAAAAATTTTTGCCTGCGCAACCGCGGCAAAGGCATTCTGCTGCTCATCACCGATCTAATGGATAAAGCCGGTTACGAAAGTGCGCTGCGCTATTTGGTGTCGCAGCAGATGGATGTGTACGTGATTCAAGTGCTGAGCGCAGAAGAAATCGATCCGGACATCAAAGGCGATTTGAAACTATTAGATTGCGAAGACGCCGACGTGGCGGAAATTACCGCCAGCGCGCCGCTGCTGGCACGCTATAAACGCACTTTGAATGCCTTTGTCGAAGCAGCGCGGTCGTTTTGCCACCGCAGGGGGATGAATTATTTGATGGCGCGGACCGATTTGCCCGTGGAACAGTTGGTGGCCGGATATTTGCGCAAGCGAGGGTTGGTAAGGTGA
- a CDS encoding DUF480 domain-containing protein, producing the protein MNEPFVTAAGESAPSPPQWKPLGRIDRRVVGVLVEKAKTTPDQYPMTMNGLINGCNQKSNRDPQMQLEESDIDDSLDRLKGAGAVIEVQGSGRVAKFRHLLYEWLGVNKVELAVMTELLLRGAQTEGELRGRAARMEPIADLNALREILQSLRAKRLVIDLTPPGRGQIISHNLYEPEELQRLKERLASGGYETASAPVPTAQPSREPPRGSPHAAPSSTPVTTPGKAIGELQSLRAELAEMRRDLEALTETVRRQEREISDLRTSVGG; encoded by the coding sequence ATGAACGAGCCATTTGTCACCGCTGCCGGTGAGTCAGCCCCGTCGCCGCCGCAGTGGAAACCGTTGGGGCGCATCGATCGCCGTGTGGTTGGCGTACTGGTCGAAAAAGCCAAGACCACGCCGGATCAATATCCCATGACCATGAATGGGCTGATCAACGGCTGCAACCAAAAGAGCAACCGCGATCCGCAAATGCAGTTGGAAGAATCGGACATCGACGACTCGCTCGACCGGCTGAAAGGCGCGGGAGCGGTTATCGAGGTGCAGGGGAGCGGGCGGGTGGCCAAATTTCGCCATTTGCTGTACGAATGGCTGGGCGTGAACAAAGTGGAATTGGCCGTGATGACCGAGCTGCTGTTGCGCGGGGCGCAGACTGAAGGAGAATTGCGGGGCCGGGCGGCCCGAATGGAGCCGATTGCCGATTTGAACGCGCTGCGTGAAATTCTGCAATCGTTGCGGGCGAAACGATTAGTCATTGATTTGACGCCGCCGGGGCGTGGCCAAATCATCAGTCATAACTTGTATGAGCCGGAGGAATTGCAGCGGTTGAAGGAGCGGCTGGCTAGCGGCGGTTACGAAACGGCTTCGGCCCCGGTGCCAACTGCTCAGCCGTCAAGGGAGCCGCCGAGAGGATCGCCGCATGCAGCACCCAGTTCGACACCCGTTACTACCCCAGGAAAAGCAATTGGCGAATTGCAATCGCTCCGTGCCGAACTAGCGGAAATGCGGCGCGATTTGGAAGCACTGACGGAGACCGTTCGACGGCAAGAACGGGAGATTTCCGATTTGCGAACGTCGGTCGGCGGGTGA
- a CDS encoding HlyD family secretion protein, with product MSTPAPVPVPASAPAPKGRKPVLRRRLILLVLAAVVVAAAACFGIPFVETVLNTVSTDDAYVNGHVTFVAPRIQDQVVKVLVDDNNRVRKGDILVQLDKTPYQVIVEVNKALVAVAQAQLIVSEDEVRAEIATARANRFKLEHSIEDVNNQIASLRATVAALDTAKARSIRAKADWDRALEVQKTPGAISQQDVDLREEAYRVTQAQQKQALEQVYQIRVSLGLPAQPDNGDLTEVPPNLDQNFSTVRQALADLMVSAAPLGITPPSWNATPKEVIDAFYKRDPQGNLDRIYAKLEADAPAIKLAQAKLQQAQANLDQANLNLSYCDVVAEIDGVITRRNVNPGNNVQVGQSLMAIRSLTDIWIDANFKETQLDELRIGQRVRMRVDMYGRQHEFEGRISGFTMGTGSTLALLPAENATGNFIKVVQRLPVRIDPINYDPDKLPLFIGLSVVPYVYVKEEPTGPDAGKFLQPFLPLPRVTQQSEQNAMLDGSNPAVPAGKQNLTAPSATAPAPQPDAPQPTETNPTDANPTTSKPLPPTPPELSQPSK from the coding sequence ATGTCTACGCCTGCACCAGTTCCTGTCCCGGCAAGCGCTCCCGCTCCCAAAGGCCGCAAGCCTGTTTTGCGCCGCCGTTTGATTTTGCTTGTGCTGGCCGCCGTGGTCGTCGCCGCGGCTGCTTGCTTCGGTATTCCCTTTGTCGAGACCGTGTTGAACACCGTCTCGACCGACGACGCCTACGTCAACGGCCACGTCACGTTTGTCGCGCCGCGCATTCAAGATCAGGTCGTCAAGGTGTTGGTCGACGACAACAACCGCGTCCGCAAAGGGGATATTCTGGTGCAGCTCGATAAAACGCCGTACCAAGTCATCGTCGAAGTGAACAAAGCCCTGGTCGCCGTCGCTCAGGCCCAGCTCATCGTTTCCGAAGATGAAGTCCGTGCCGAAATTGCCACCGCTCGCGCCAATCGCTTCAAGCTGGAACATTCCATCGAAGATGTGAACAATCAAATCGCCTCGCTGCGGGCCACCGTCGCCGCGCTGGATACCGCCAAAGCTCGTTCGATTCGTGCCAAGGCCGACTGGGATCGTGCCCTGGAAGTGCAAAAAACTCCCGGCGCCATCAGCCAGCAAGATGTCGACCTGCGCGAAGAAGCATACCGGGTGACCCAAGCGCAGCAAAAGCAAGCGCTGGAGCAGGTGTACCAAATCCGCGTCAGCTTGGGTTTGCCCGCCCAGCCGGACAATGGCGATTTGACTGAAGTACCGCCGAACCTGGATCAAAACTTCTCCACCGTTCGGCAAGCCCTGGCCGATTTGATGGTCAGCGCGGCGCCACTGGGCATTACGCCCCCCAGTTGGAACGCCACGCCGAAGGAAGTCATCGACGCTTTTTACAAACGCGATCCGCAAGGCAATCTCGACCGCATTTATGCCAAGCTGGAGGCCGACGCCCCGGCCATCAAGCTCGCGCAAGCCAAGCTGCAGCAGGCGCAGGCGAATTTAGATCAAGCCAACTTGAACCTCAGCTACTGCGACGTGGTGGCGGAAATCGACGGCGTCATCACCCGCCGCAACGTCAATCCCGGCAACAACGTGCAGGTGGGCCAAAGTCTGATGGCCATCCGCTCGCTCACCGATATTTGGATCGACGCCAACTTCAAGGAAACGCAGCTCGACGAGCTCCGCATCGGACAGCGCGTCCGCATGCGCGTCGATATGTACGGCCGCCAGCACGAATTCGAAGGCCGCATCTCCGGATTCACCATGGGCACCGGCTCTACGCTGGCCCTGCTGCCGGCCGAAAACGCCACCGGCAATTTCATCAAGGTCGTGCAACGGCTGCCCGTGCGCATCGATCCGATCAATTACGATCCCGACAAACTGCCGCTGTTCATCGGCCTGTCCGTCGTTCCCTATGTGTACGTGAAGGAAGAGCCGACCGGCCCCGATGCCGGCAAATTCCTGCAGCCGTTTTTGCCGTTGCCGCGAGTCACGCAACAATCGGAACAAAATGCCATGCTGGATGGATCCAATCCCGCCGTTCCCGCTGGCAAGCAAAACCTGACCGCGCCATCGGCGACAGCCCCCGCGCCGCAGCCGGACGCGCCGCAGCCAACGGAAACAAATCCGACCGATGCAAATCCGACAACTTCCAAGCCGTTGCCGCCGACGCCTCCGGAATTGAGTCAACCGTCGAAGTAG
- a CDS encoding BatA and WFA domain-containing protein — protein sequence MDFLPALSAWQWALLLAVPPAIVALYFLKLRRQPLEVPSTYLWHKSVEDLHVNSLWQRIRQNLLLYLQLLLVLLVIFALLRPGWRSGMLSGGRYILLIDHSASMNATDVNPSRLDEAKRQALAMIDEMPSGEQAMVISFSDVARVEQGWTDVRRELSQAVNNIRPTHRSTSIEEALRVAAGLANPTHTTDENQKEIMPAKEFIFSDGKFPPATDVAPGHLELVYVPIGKTSAENVGIVAFSVRRNEDRENELEAFGSLQNFGAAEVAAPVDLLLNGNVIDASTVHVKPGETAGVSFHLGEVDSGVLELRLNQGDALPDDNCAWTAVNSLRRPKVLLVTPGNEALEMALATPRAGEMVEVSKAKPEVLMTKVHERAAAGGAFDLIIYDRCQPITMPQANTLFIGAVPPPETSSAPASNTGGTLTPALSQREREKGGATNDKGPADTWWSLGAPVVYPQIIDLDRTHPLMQWLDLGDVDIAESRPVTPPSGGTRLIDSNKGTLLAVAAREGFEDAVLGFDIYTVDKNGEAAPNTTWPIRRSFPAFVYAVLDYLGGANGVQAGETVKPGQPVTLKSDAPVGELSVRTPQGTLLAVPRGQSGLFHFNQTDELGPYEVSQGSKIVERFTVNLFDPAESDIPTAKDKSIEIGHVTVEGRAAYESGRQETWKWLLVAGLVVLLLEWYMYNRRVYV from the coding sequence ATGGATTTTCTTCCGGCACTTTCGGCTTGGCAATGGGCGCTGCTGCTGGCGGTGCCGCCGGCGATTGTGGCGCTATATTTTCTCAAGCTGCGGCGGCAACCGCTGGAAGTGCCCAGCACGTATTTGTGGCACAAGTCGGTTGAAGATTTGCACGTCAATAGCCTGTGGCAGCGGATCCGGCAAAACTTGCTGCTGTATTTGCAACTGCTGCTGGTGCTGCTGGTGATTTTCGCACTCTTGCGGCCAGGGTGGCGCAGCGGCATGCTGAGCGGCGGGCGTTACATTTTATTGATCGATCATTCGGCGAGCATGAATGCCACCGACGTGAACCCATCACGGCTGGATGAAGCCAAGCGACAGGCACTGGCCATGATTGACGAAATGCCCAGCGGCGAGCAGGCGATGGTCATCAGTTTTTCCGACGTGGCGCGGGTGGAGCAGGGGTGGACCGACGTGCGGCGGGAATTAAGCCAGGCGGTGAATAATATTAGGCCCACGCATCGGTCGACTTCCATTGAAGAAGCGTTGAGGGTCGCCGCCGGGTTGGCGAATCCGACGCACACCACGGACGAAAATCAAAAAGAGATCATGCCCGCTAAAGAGTTCATATTCAGCGACGGCAAATTTCCGCCAGCGACCGACGTTGCACCAGGACATTTGGAGCTGGTGTATGTGCCTATCGGGAAAACATCGGCGGAAAACGTGGGGATTGTGGCGTTTAGTGTGCGGCGGAACGAGGATCGCGAAAACGAATTGGAGGCGTTTGGCAGCCTGCAGAATTTTGGCGCGGCCGAAGTTGCCGCGCCGGTCGATTTGCTTTTGAACGGCAATGTGATCGATGCCTCCACCGTACACGTGAAGCCGGGCGAAACGGCCGGCGTGTCGTTTCATTTGGGCGAGGTCGATTCCGGGGTGCTGGAGCTGCGGCTGAACCAGGGCGACGCTTTACCCGACGACAACTGCGCTTGGACGGCGGTGAATTCATTACGGCGTCCAAAAGTGTTGTTGGTGACGCCGGGGAACGAAGCGCTGGAAATGGCACTGGCTACGCCCCGGGCCGGCGAAATGGTGGAAGTTTCCAAGGCCAAGCCCGAAGTGCTGATGACCAAAGTGCATGAGCGAGCGGCCGCCGGCGGTGCATTCGATTTGATCATTTACGATCGCTGCCAGCCGATCACCATGCCCCAGGCCAATACGCTGTTCATCGGGGCAGTGCCACCGCCGGAAACCAGCAGCGCGCCGGCGAGCAACACCGGCGGCACCCTCACCCCGGCCCTCTCCCAAAGGGAGAGAGAGAAGGGCGGCGCGACAAATGACAAGGGGCCAGCCGATACGTGGTGGTCGTTGGGCGCCCCGGTGGTGTATCCGCAGATTATCGATTTGGATCGGACACATCCGTTGATGCAATGGCTCGATTTGGGAGATGTCGATATTGCCGAATCGCGACCGGTAACGCCGCCATCTGGCGGCACACGGCTCATCGATTCCAACAAAGGCACACTACTTGCAGTTGCGGCCCGAGAAGGTTTTGAGGACGCAGTGCTAGGGTTCGACATTTACACGGTCGATAAAAATGGTGAGGCAGCGCCCAACACAACGTGGCCGATTCGGCGGAGTTTTCCGGCGTTTGTGTATGCTGTGCTAGACTATTTGGGAGGCGCAAACGGTGTTCAGGCTGGCGAGACCGTGAAACCCGGCCAGCCGGTGACGCTGAAAAGCGACGCTCCGGTGGGAGAGTTAAGCGTACGTACTCCGCAAGGCACGTTGCTGGCGGTGCCGCGCGGCCAGAGTGGTTTGTTCCATTTCAACCAGACCGACGAATTGGGGCCGTACGAAGTGAGCCAAGGGTCAAAAATCGTGGAGCGGTTTACGGTAAATCTGTTTGATCCGGCAGAAAGCGATATTCCGACTGCGAAAGACAAATCGATTGAAATTGGCCATGTTACTGTCGAAGGGAGGGCGGCATATGAGTCCGGTCGACAGGAAACCTGGAAGTGGCTGCTCGTGGCTGGGCTAGTTGTTTTGCTGTTGGAATGGTATATGTATAATCGGCGCGTTTACGTGTGA
- a CDS encoding DHA2 family efflux MFS transporter permease subunit, with amino-acid sequence MSTAPLSLPVTTRKSINPWIVAAAVVIPTFMEVLDTTIANVALRYIAGGLSAAVVDSEWVITSYLAANAVILPISGWISARLGRRNYFMLSIALFTGSSMMCGLATSLPQLILFRVIQGIAGGGLQPSSQAILLDAFPPEKQGGAMTVFGLAALVGPVVGPTLGGYLTDNYNWRWIFYINVPVGLIALAACWATVTDPDYLQQLRADLLKKPLNFDYIGFGLLALGMSCWETFLSKGQQWDWLGDPFWRVQTLLALIILCFGFLVFRELRIRNPVVNFRPLKERNFLMSCTIIFCAYGALYAASISLPGLLQSLFNYDAYHSGLVMSPAGIFAIGVLLIGGILLRAGADARWLIAVGLVVVGSANYWMSQMNLEISPWQVAAPRIVMVMGLSLTFAPLNVAAYMYMPRELRAAAVGLFSLLRNEGGSVGTSLAQTIQERREQFHLLRLNEQLDLFNHNVAAFAQQMQSFFFQHTGDAPLSHEMTWQVLANLREQQASSLAFFDVFWVASMVAFCLVFLVFFMKRSVAEKGAHVAAE; translated from the coding sequence ATGAGCACCGCCCCCTTATCGCTTCCGGTCACGACTCGCAAGTCGATCAATCCCTGGATCGTCGCCGCCGCGGTCGTCATCCCCACGTTCATGGAAGTGCTCGATACGACCATCGCCAACGTCGCCCTGCGTTACATCGCTGGCGGACTGTCGGCAGCCGTGGTCGATAGCGAATGGGTCATCACCAGCTACCTGGCCGCCAACGCCGTCATTCTGCCCATTTCCGGCTGGATTTCCGCCCGCTTGGGCCGCCGCAATTACTTCATGCTTTCCATCGCCCTGTTTACAGGCAGCAGCATGATGTGCGGACTGGCCACCAGCCTGCCGCAATTGATATTGTTCCGCGTGATTCAGGGAATTGCCGGCGGCGGGTTGCAGCCCAGCAGCCAGGCGATTTTGCTCGACGCCTTTCCGCCGGAGAAGCAAGGCGGCGCTATGACCGTCTTCGGATTGGCGGCGCTGGTTGGACCGGTCGTCGGGCCCACGCTCGGCGGTTATCTGACCGACAATTACAACTGGCGGTGGATTTTCTACATCAACGTGCCCGTCGGGTTGATTGCCTTGGCCGCTTGTTGGGCGACCGTGACCGATCCCGATTATCTCCAGCAGCTCCGCGCCGACCTGCTCAAGAAGCCCCTCAATTTTGATTACATCGGCTTCGGACTCCTGGCGCTGGGTATGTCCTGCTGGGAAACATTTCTCAGCAAGGGACAGCAGTGGGACTGGCTGGGCGATCCGTTCTGGCGCGTGCAAACGCTCCTGGCGCTCATCATCCTCTGCTTTGGCTTCTTGGTTTTCCGCGAACTGCGTATCCGTAACCCGGTCGTCAATTTCCGGCCCCTGAAAGAACGCAACTTTTTGATGTCGTGCACCATCATTTTCTGCGCCTATGGAGCACTGTATGCGGCCAGCATTTCGTTGCCCGGATTATTGCAATCCCTGTTCAATTACGATGCTTATCATTCCGGTCTGGTGATGTCGCCCGCCGGCATTTTTGCGATTGGCGTCCTCTTGATCGGCGGCATTCTGCTGCGCGCAGGAGCCGACGCCCGGTGGCTGATCGCAGTGGGACTGGTCGTAGTCGGTTCCGCCAATTATTGGATGAGCCAAATGAATTTGGAAATCAGCCCTTGGCAAGTCGCCGCGCCGCGGATTGTGATGGTGATGGGCCTGTCGCTCACTTTCGCCCCGCTCAACGTGGCCGCTTACATGTACATGCCCCGCGAGTTGCGCGCGGCCGCCGTCGGTTTGTTCAGCCTGCTCCGCAATGAAGGGGGCAGCGTCGGCACCTCGCTCGCCCAAACCATTCAGGAACGGCGCGAGCAATTTCATTTACTCCGCTTGAACGAACAGCTCGATCTGTTCAATCACAACGTTGCCGCGTTTGCCCAGCAAATGCAGAGCTTCTTTTTCCAACACACCGGCGATGCGCCCTTGTCGCACGAAATGACCTGGCAAGTCTTGGCCAACCTGCGGGAACAGCAGGCCAGCTCGCTGGCTTTTTTCGACGTCTTTTGGGTGGCGTCGATGGTCGCCTTCTGCCTGGTTTTTCTGGTTTTCTTCATGAAGCGCTCCGTCGCCGAAAAAGGCGCCCACGTCGCGGCCGAGTGA
- a CDS encoding class I SAM-dependent methyltransferase encodes MSQSTTSLTPPEFRSPRRRRKAFNRLVETKVWERVSYPEYREHVRRVYAGPKGALLWACSLLSLHAPLGDRMFRQRRFDLRGRKSILDVGSGAGQIVQHLLKYADGDAAIVGLDISSEMLRRARGRIKSDRPQFLSADLSRLPFADCAFDCITCGYVLEHLPEAGPGLSEMARVLAPGGRMLLLTTEDSFGGAWTSRLFLCRTYNRQELLHICREVGLEPVQELWLSDIHKALRAGGICWELRRV; translated from the coding sequence ATGTCACAAAGCACAACGTCGCTTACGCCACCGGAGTTTCGGTCGCCTCGTCGGCGGCGCAAAGCCTTCAACCGATTAGTGGAAACCAAAGTCTGGGAGAGGGTTTCTTATCCGGAGTACCGGGAGCATGTGCGCCGCGTTTACGCCGGCCCGAAGGGCGCACTGCTGTGGGCTTGCAGCTTACTGTCACTGCATGCACCGCTGGGCGACCGGATGTTTCGCCAACGACGGTTTGACTTGCGCGGCCGCAAAAGCATTTTGGACGTGGGGAGCGGCGCCGGGCAAATTGTGCAGCACTTGCTGAAATACGCGGACGGTGACGCCGCCATCGTGGGACTGGATATTTCGTCGGAGATGCTGCGGCGAGCGCGAGGCCGAATAAAAAGCGATCGGCCGCAATTTCTGTCGGCAGATCTTTCGCGACTCCCGTTTGCCGACTGCGCATTTGATTGCATTACCTGCGGCTACGTATTGGAGCATTTGCCGGAAGCCGGGCCTGGTTTATCGGAAATGGCCCGGGTATTGGCGCCGGGCGGCCGCATGCTGCTGCTGACGACGGAAGACAGCTTCGGCGGCGCGTGGACCAGCCGCTTGTTTTTGTGCCGCACGTACAACCGACAGGAGCTTTTGCACATTTGCCGCGAAGTGGGCTTGGAGCCCGTACAAGAACTGTGGCTTTCCGACATTCACAAAGCCCTGCGCGCCGGCGGTATTTGCTGGGAACTGCGGCGGGTGTAA